The sequence taattaaaaaaaatattaacccatgttaacttttcaaaattgTGATCCAAGTTATTAAACCCAAATTACTCTatttagaaaaaacatgaaactcaattttcaatcaatcaaaatttaaaggatgaaattgaagaaaagaatctcaattatacaaaaggattcaaaacaaaataaaatagcaattaaaataataaagatcaaaattgaaacacaaaataaattttatatttgattgaagggtgaaatagaaaataatgaggaccagattggtaaaaataatataccataaatttagatttaacaatgaaattaaaaaaaaaaaaaaacttttatagaaaagccaagaaaaaaattgaaaatcaaaacaatgaagaaaaaattaaaaaaaaatgatatcataaatttagattgaaagatgaaattgaaaccaataaaaattttttaaaaggttaaaaaaaattagaaattaaaaaaataaaggttgaaGTTTAAATACCAACATTAAAAATGACCCAACTGTAATTTTCAGGGaaagataggaaaaaaaaaacacacacactaGCAACAAACTACCACATCACCACTTACACGTGTCATATCAATTGAAAAAGGATATTACGACACTTTCAACGACATAGTAGAAGGGCATTATTAATTATCGGGAGGCGCCGCACATATTGTCTAAAGTGCATGGGCATTTCCCACGTGCCGAGGAGTGCCCTACGCacacttatatttttttgttattttttatatttaaccaAATATCAAGTTGCTCCTAAGCTAagatggtaataaaaaaaaaaaccattgtcaacatattaaaaagctccttaacattatttttaattttttttgtatacttATTTGCTCCCAATTAATTCAGTGGTGATTAATTCACCTTGTGAAAAGACCTTACTACCCCTAATAACTGGTTTTAAGATCTTTTGTgtgaagaaaaaattatcattacacTATTTTAgttaacaatataaataaatctaacTAAACagtgattttcaaaaaaaggtTTAGCTTTTGTTAACTCTTAAGTTGAGTTTGGTATggataaagattttattttttatttcaaataatgtATCTATTTTGAGGGCTAATTAGAGTTTTAATGCTCATATTGTAGTTTTAGATTAGATTATtagcttatatatatttttattaacgtaaACAAAATTTTTTGACGATAATGTGACTTGGTCAGTTTGACGAATTTCTAAATATTGTTAATACTTTTCTAggagaaaattttttttaattgttttagggTTGATAATGTGACTTGGTCAGTTTGACgaatttaaaaacaactcaaacaatTGACAAAAACATAGCTTGATTAAAACGGATTCaagatgatatatatttttttaatattaagataataacaaattaaatcaattaaattaattcaaaaaaaaaattatggaacgAAGCAAAAATGGTTGATCTAAGTACACCTGTTTATTCAATAATCTAGACCCTTTTTGGGTCTGTCACTTGATCAAATCTGAAACTATGATTAATACTAGTAAgcttctaataataaataaataaataaattgttaatcAAATGTTTGGGGTGACCATGTATATTGGATGTGAGTCTTGTTAGATGCGATCTCTAAAAAGGATCATGTATATTGCCGATGGTGaaagattattaattaattaattaattcgaGTAATCAAGAATACATATCCCACTACGTAATCTAATCAAATAGTTTTCATGAATGGCTCATGAAAAAACCATTTCCACAAATGCACGAAGGTTGTTTTTTCAGGTAGCCATAAAACAAGGAACCCCCCAAAGCTCCATTAATTCCACCATCTCTGCCCTATAAACTGCACTCTCAAAATCTACCAAAAGCCACTCCAAGTCTCTAGCATCCTTCCTAGCTAGAAATGGCTGATATCACCTACATTTGCAAACGCACTGTTGTTAGCACAAAACCAGTGCAACCAGGAAAACACTGCTCGCTTTCAGTTTTAGATCGCCTTATGGAACAAAACCACCTAAGATCTGTGTACTATTTTCGAACCCCGGGAGGGAGGGAGCCTGGAGAATTAACCAAGAAGCTAAGAGAGTCTCTGTCGGAAATGCTTTCATGTTTTCCTATAGTGACAGGCAGGCTGTTGAAGGACCCGGAGGGTCATTGGATGATCAAGTGCAATGATGCTGGTGTAAGAATGGTGGAGGGTAGAATAAAAGGAAGTGTTGAAGACTGGTTAAAGAGTGTAGATAGAGAGAAGGAGCTTAAGCTTGTTCACTGGGAAGAAATGTACCATAAACCCTATTTTTGGTCTACCTTCTATGTCCAGGTGAAAGAGAATGTCTCTTGATCAATGGCTAATTAAACATACGTTCCATTTTATGacatttttattcttgttaGAATTTCATGTGTGTGATTGGGATTTATCATTGCTAAAACCCTGTTAAGAAATTAGGGTTCTGCTCATTTTTTATTGCCTTTCAGATAACTGAATTTGGAGAAGGTGGACTAGCAATTGGCTTGAGCTGCTTTCACCTGCTAGCTGATCCCACTTGTGCCGCCGTGTTCGTTAAGGCCTGGGCCGACGTGACACTCACCGGGAAAATGCTCAACCCTCCTCTTTTCCATCAGCTGCCGCCTCGAAGACCCGGCGGGAAGAATCCCAACCACGAGCCTCACATGGAGTTGATCAATTGCTATAAACCTATTGCTGATAAAACAAATTTGGTATCTGACACAAAGCACGCGACTATTGCTCTTGCATTTTCGGACCCTATGGTCCGAGCTTGCGTGGCAAATGGTCAAGCCATGAACGCACTCGATCAGTCGTCTAGCCCGTCACCGTTCGAGGCACTGGCCGGGTTATTTTGGGTTTGTATAAGCAAATTGAAAGGAGCAGGAGACGGTCTGATAGACATGTCTATATGTTCAGACATGAGAAATGTGTTGCAGCTGGATAATGGATTCTTCGGAAACTGCATGGTATATAACAAAGTTAACTCAAGATCCTTAAAAGAACACAAGTTATCGGATGTTGCTAAGGCAATCGGAGAAGTCATGGCAAAAATGGACACTGATGGGATCACTGACTTGATCGAATGGCTTGAACATAATGGCTACCAATCTCCTCCTCCGATGAATGGCTGTGAACTCATGTGTGCTAGCTTGGAAGCCGTGGACCCCAATTTAGCTGTGTTTGAAGAAGGATTTGTCCCGATCCGTATGTCCTCCTATGTGGAACCAGTTGTGGGGGCAGGACATGTTTTAGTCCTTCCATCGCCGCCATGCGAGGGTCCGTTGAGCAGGACAGTCATGGTTACACTCCCAGAAGATGAGGCGGCTAGACTATGTGAAGATGATCTCATTCTGCATTTCTCTCCAACTATTTTAATGGGGGTGAATAATTAACAGCTTATCACAAGTTATTATCAGAACTCCCAGAAAAGCTCTTCAAAGGTTGTTGGATGCTGAACTTTATGCATAATCATTGCATATGGATATTGCTGATATCAGTTTGGATATTGTCAATGATCATAATTAAGTTTCTCGAGTTGTTCATTTCAGGTTTCAAATTTAGCAAGATTAATTGGAAATATCAATTACCATTCTAATCAAATTTCTCTATTTTATACATTTCCGTTTCCAAGTGGTCAACGACCTGTGGTTGGAAGGGATGAAATGCACCACATCTACAGCATCTCTCAAGCCTTCCAAATACCATGACCTTCCCATCAGCCAACCTATCACGTGCATGCCATTTCAATGACGAGGCTTTAAAGGTATTGTTTGAAAACATGGTGTAAACTATATTctcttaaattttgaattttatttatttaaaataatttttatatatatttttaagttgttttaatatgttaatattaaaaataatttttaaaaaataaaaaaaaattattttgatacatttctaaataaaaaatatcttaaattactatcattatcacaatctcaaacatAAAATCTAACGATTAGTTCTTCAAACCAATTGGATGGAAGATACACTCAACGATGTGcatatctcacattaaaaatatgGAGCCATTAAAAAAGGTCACATGCTCGTCAGAACAACTAAGAggatgtttgagagtgtggtagcagttgcttttcaaatagcttttcgtgccgaaaagcatgccaataatattttttcattttttaaaaatcatttttgatatcaacacatcaaaacgatccaaaaaatacaaattgcactcaattttagcaaaaaaaaaaaattaaaatttttggaaAAGCAGGTTtgaccgcaataccaaacagacACTAAATATGAGCTTTGCATGCTCAGCCAATCTTTTTCAATCcctagaatataattttttctaaatttgatcCCTTAAGTTTCATGCAAGTTCCAATTCTGTCTTTTCTTGTTAAAGTTTGGTTTGATAATGTTGTTAGCTTTGGCAATTGTTGTGGCTCTAATGACATTGTTTgacaatgataataaattatgatatGTTTTCCCTATAAATACCTTACATATAATGTTTTTCCTTCACAATATATcagaaaatactatttttaacaCTTTTTTTCTCCTATCTTTTTCTATCTAAACCTGGTACATGCGATGGTATTAATTGACATTAGAAACTCTTAAAAGTCCAAgaatataaaacaagaaaaaaatgaaaaggtgaTCTTGTCTTAATTGACATTAGCTGCTTAACAACAAAGCTCTATattgaacaaaattttaaagTCTGGATTGAAAGTAAGTTTTAAGACCACAGGGgccaaaatgaaattttaaaggaaGAGTTTAGTGAAatcaaataagagaaaagaaatgcaAAAATGCGTCTGCCGGGAGTCGAACCCGGGTCTATTGCTTGGAAGGCAATTATCCTAACCGTTGGACTACAAACGCTGCTTTATTACTCATCCCGaggttaattaaataatattatataatgttGCGATACTGGAGAGTGATAGTCAGCAAGTCAACCCACTCGAAAGTTTCAGTCGACTGGAGAATTTCATGGTTCTTTTCTTGTTGCCAGGATTTGACCTTACAAAGGTATTTACGTccgtttatttttatattttaaaaaaaaattaatttttatatattaattttaaaaattaatttttaaaaaaataaaaaatatatattattttgatatatttctaaatgaaaaatacattattaaaaaaaaaccgaaactatattcttaaaaaaatacattaaatgaaCCGGGTGTGGGTGtcgagatatatatatatatatatatattatatatatatatatatatatatatatatatatatatatatatcgagatagagagagggggagggggGGTTTGTGGGCTAAACTAATGGACTACAAACATGGGCTTAATTTAACGAGctgacaataaaaataatcccTTGGGCCTCACAAGAGAGCAATAGGAATCTGAAGAGAGAATGACAGAAAGTAGGAAAAGAGAATGGGAATTCTGTCCAGCACAAGGTGCGGCTGCCCTCGTCTTTATTATTAATAGTggtttgctttgctttgctttttctttttcttttcttttttttaattaatgtttttttttctttttaatattagatttgtttttatttagttattatattcTCATAATACAAATTTTAAGTTTGACTAGTTAATctaatttgatgggttaacccgattaacttggattttttttttattccttttatttcgtcatttaatattgatttgattgagaattaaacttcatgatttattcTGTATACTTTTCATTAGGTTATCCTAGTTTCATGAACCGAAAATAGTGCTTAATGGGTTAATATAAGTTGATTCGAGTTGTTTTTTGtgtcttttatttaattgattttaaaaaaattatcattcaacattagatcgtttgataattgagctttataatctgttttgatttactttttatgagaaTATTTTAGTCTCACGATCAAAGTCACTGGTTTTGGCATTTTGACCTTGgttaaatcaagttatttttttaattttttttctaagagttTATATCGGTTTCATGATCCAAGTCACGTGTCCTTGAACATTGGACTTGCTTTTTATTGGGTTGTTCTCGTCTCATGACCCAGGTCacgggtttgataggttaacacAATTGactcattttctctttcttttttttaattgacttttttttttcaatttcatcaattaatattgtgtttgattggaaattaagctctgtgatttgttttggtttgtttttcattagGTTATCTAGGTCTTATGACCcgaaaataatgtttaaaagttaactcgggttgacttgatttattttt is a genomic window of Populus alba chromosome 18, ASM523922v2, whole genome shotgun sequence containing:
- the LOC118051283 gene encoding protein ECERIFERUM 26, which produces MADITYICKRTVVSTKPVQPGKHCSLSVLDRLMEQNHLRSVYYFRTPGGREPGELTKKLRESLSEMLSCFPIVTGRLLKDPEGHWMIKCNDAGVRMVEGRIKGSVEDWLKSVDREKELKLVHWEEMYHKPYFWSTFYVQITEFGEGGLAIGLSCFHLLADPTCAAVFVKAWADVTLTGKMLNPPLFHQLPPRRPGGKNPNHEPHMELINCYKPIADKTNLVSDTKHATIALAFSDPMVRACVANGQAMNALDQSSSPSPFEALAGLFWVCISKLKGAGDGLIDMSICSDMRNVLQLDNGFFGNCMVYNKVNSRSLKEHKLSDVAKAIGEVMAKMDTDGITDLIEWLEHNGYQSPPPMNGCELMCASLEAVDPNLAVFEEGFVPIRMSSYVEPVVGAGHVLVLPSPPCEGPLSRTVMVTLPEDEAARLCEDDLILHFSPTILMGVNN